Genomic segment of Apium graveolens cultivar Ventura chromosome 7, ASM990537v1, whole genome shotgun sequence:
CCCTTGACCTTCTCTTAAATTGCAAAAAGTTCTTGCTTTAGTTTCCATCTGCAGTTTTTGTTTTTATTAGCTTCCCGGATCCTTACGCAAATGCTCTTGATCCGGGCTGTAGCTGAGGCCTCCAATCCGGgttgattttatttttgttgtaATATATCAATCCGGTTTCGAATGCTTTATCATTTTATATATTTGCTTTTGAagttgctttcaatccgggtatgataCCTACCTGggttgatgtttgcttatttgctttatgtacttagaaaataATCTGAGTACATAATTATTATTTTCAACCCGGATTCGAATGCTTATCCGGATTGATTTTTGCTTTTGAATTTGCTCTCAATCCGGGCATGATGACCACCCGGGTTGATGATTGCTCTATTTACTTAGAAACTTTCCAAGCAAATAGTGGTTGCTTTTGTTTTTTGCTTTGAATCCGGATATTAGGCTATATCCGGATTGTTTTTTGCTTTGTTTTGAAATAATAACTTTTCAGGaaaggaaaattcttttcattgaaTTCGAAATTTTCTTAATACAAAATATAGGACCATaaattggttgcttgccataggctacaagttttGGCTGCTTTTGGTTGCTTCTTTTACTGGTAAAAttttctgagcctgagtccatgccatgTGTTTGGTATCTCAGATTCATCCATGTTcatgagcttgtatgttcctggccTTAGAACTTCCTTGACTTTATATGGGCCTTCCCACCTTGGCATTAGCTTCCCAGTGTTGGTGGGATCTGAAGCTTCCTTGTCTCGAAGGACCAagtctccaacttgaaagtttttgacccgggacttcttgTTGAAGTGCTCTTTGGTTTTCTCTTTGTACTTTTCCATTCTTGCCACTGCCTGGTCTCTgacttcatcaattagctcaatGTTTGTCCTGAGCCCCTCTTCATTTGTTATCTCATCAAAGttgattgctcgatgggagggggatccCACTTCAATTGGTAGCATAGCTTCAGTTCCATAAGCCAGTTTGAAGGGGGTTTCTCCCGTGCTTGTCCGGGGGCTTGTTCTGTATGCCCAGAGTACGTTAGgcaattcttctggccatttggttttgctttccctgagcctcttctctatccccctgagaagtattcgatttgttacttcaacttggccattctcttgagggtaggctacagatgacttcttgtgccggatacccctttcttgaaggtaggattcgAATTCTGAGCCAACAAACTGCGGACCATTATCTGAGACCAGTACTctcgggatcccgaacctcatcagaATGTTATCCATGAACTTGATGCAATCTTGCtggtttattattctcattgccTTTGCTTCTACCCACTTTGTCATATAATCAATTGAGACTAGtaagtacctgaggtctcctctggccctgggtatcaatgccccatacagcaaatgggattggtgacaagactgaGGAGGGTAGGACTGGGCTCATCCTGGTGACATTGCTGAATAACTGACATTCCTTGCACTTTTTCACAAATTTTATTGCATCTTGGTGTATAGTAGGCCAGTAGTATCCTTGTCTTATGATTTTGTGAGCTAAGGCCTTTGCGGACATATGATCCCCGCATATTCCTTCATGAACTTCCATAAGATAGTACTGTGCCTCTCCTGGGCCTATGCACTTCATGGTCGGGGAGGAGAAGGTTCGGCGATAGAGTATACCCTCTTCGATGAAGAATTTTGAAGCTTTTGCTTTTAACCTTTGAGCTTTCCCTTTATCCTCCGGGAGCTCTCCCTTCTCCAGGTAGTTAATAAATAGAGTCATCCAATTCAGACTGTTGCCTATTTCCATGACCACTTCAGCTTCTATGCTTGGTTTCTgcaattcttcgaagtagacggagcaatccaGATCTGATGAATTTTGAACAAGTTTAGACAATGTATCAGCTTCTGAATTCTCCTCTCTGCAGATTTTGATGATTTGGGTTTTTGGTATCAAGAcgaggtagctttggaccagagcctggtacttggctagaactggatccttggctatgtactcgccATTTGTTTGCTTTACCACGATCTGGGAGTCACTGTAGATTTTGAGATCCTGGATCTTGAGTGTTTTTGCTAGCTTCAACCCTGCAATCAAGGCCTCGTACTctgcctggttgtttgttgctgagaAGCCAAAGGAGATTGCTGTTTGGATTGTGAATCCTTCTGGGCTTTTTAGGATGAGTCCGGCTCCTGATCTTTcatttgttgaagaaccatcaactttgagagcccaggctCCTATGTCTTGATCATTGTTTCTTCCAGGCTCAATGCTCATGGGAATAGGTTCTTCTTCCGGGAAATTGCACtctatgatgaaatcagctagagcctgggctttgattgcGGTTCTTGGAATGAAACTCAAGTTGAACTGACTCAGCTCAACTGCCCAATTTACCAGTCTTCCTGAGAtatctggcttgtgtattatcttccttaaggGTTGGTTGGTTACAACCCAtatctcccttccctggaagtagtgtctgGGCTTTCTGGATGTTGTGACCAAGGCAAAAGCAAACTTTTCGAGCCTCGGGTATCGGGTCTCCgcatcttttagcacttggctcacataataaactggttgTTGTTTGCCGTTTTCTTCCCTGATTAAGGCTGCTCCAACTGCCAGGGCCCCTGCTGATAGGTAAAAGGATAGGGGCTCCCCGGGCTTGGCTTTGGTGAGCAAGGAGGGTTGAGAAAGGTaccttttgatttcttcaaatgcgTTTTGGCATTCTgggctccaattaacttctctCTTATTAGTTGCTCCTTTTAACAGGTCAAAGAAGGGTAGGAATCTTTCAGCTAACTTTGAGATGAATCTTCTGGGAGGCTTCATCTCttggattgcctttatcttttctgggttagcttcaattccccggttgcttatcatgaatccaagaaattttcctgcccctactcTGAATGTGCACTTTTCTGGATTGagcctgagtgagtattttctcaagttgtCGAAACATTCTCTTAGGTCTCCTATGTGACCGGGGATGCTTGTGGACtttgtgttggattttaatcgcagcggaggcatggaaaaacactttttacacatataaaatccaaataaaagcatataaatcgtgattaaaacgtagggatcgattactaacctttaatatgcgatccaagagcaacgatcggagatccttagcagctgctcctcaaacgtgaggcactccaccggtatccaccaagaaaacgacgttaaggaggaggaggaggtggagagaattaggttttctaaaacttttgggtttttgggttagaataaaaatagggttaataatagtatatttataggcaaaattttcagctgaaattttcccataaatattattattattattatcccatttattattctcattaataattaaaacaccttttaattattaattctttttctaaacactttagaaataattctctctcttgatttaatttccaaaaattaaatcctttaattaataatattaagaacttttcttaattaatttataatcaattaaatctcatttaatcaattattaaattttccaattaattatttatttcataaataaataattattagtcattattaattaattcctccaccattaaatcattctctttttatggtgtgaccctgtaggttcaatattaagccggtagtagaaataaataataataaaactattttattattatttatataaattctctaatttattaaatatgattaattaa
This window contains:
- the LOC141674980 gene encoding uncharacterized protein LOC141674980 encodes the protein MKPPRRFISKLAERFLPFFDLLKGATNKREVNWSPECQNAFEEIKRYLSQPSLLTKAKPGEPLSFYLSAGALAVGAALIREENGKQQPVYYVSQVLKDAETRYPRLEKFAFALVTTSRKPRHYFQGREIWVVTNQPLRKIIHKPDISGRLVNWAVELSQFNLSFIPRTAIKAQALADFIIECNFPEEEPIPMSIEPGRNNDQDIGAWALKVDGSSTNERSGAGLILKSPEGFTIQTAISFGFSATNNQAEYEALIAGLKLAKTLKIQDLKIYSDSQIVVKQTNGEEENSEADTLSKLVQNSSDLDCSVYFEELQKPSIEAEVVMEIGNSLNWMTLFINYLEKGELPEDKGKAQRLKAKASKFFIEEGILYRRTFSSPTMKCIGPGEAQYYLMEVHEGICGDHMSAKALAHKIIRQGYYWPTIHQDAIKFVKKTSPRTSTGETPFKLAYGTEAMLPIEVGSPSHRAINFDEITNEEGLRTNIELIDEVRDQAVARMEKYKEKTKEHFNKKSRVKNFQVGDLVLRDKEASDPTNTGKLMPRWEGPYKVKEVLRPGTYKLMNMDESEIPNTWHGLRLRKFYQ